Proteins from one Deinococcus radiopugnans ATCC 19172 genomic window:
- the ispG gene encoding flavodoxin-dependent (E)-4-hydroxy-3-methylbut-2-enyl-diphosphate synthase: MIPRRQTVTANVGGVLIGSAHPVVVQSMTNTDTANAEATAIQVAQLARAGSELVRVTVNTREAAAAVPELIARLEEVGLSVPIVGDFHYNGHILLREFPETARLLAKYRINPGNVGAGQHHDANFATMIEVAKEFDKPVRIGVNWGSLDQQVLARLMDANAAKGSPKSGTDVMIDAMVVSALESAAYAEELGLAHDKILISVKVSSAPELWQVYRQLAAQCDYPLHLGLTEAGMGMKGIVASSVALAPLLTEGIGDTIRVSLTPEPGASRKLEVEVAQQILQSLGIRQFAPQVTSCPGCGRTTSIFFQELAQKIQDYIRDTMPDWKVKYPGVEDMQVAVMGCIVNGPGESKHANIGISLPGTGEDPRAPVYQDGKLLTTLKGPRIAEEFQELLEAYVERRYGEEPVSS, encoded by the coding sequence ATGATCCCCCGTCGTCAGACCGTCACCGCCAACGTGGGAGGCGTGTTAATCGGCAGCGCCCACCCCGTCGTCGTGCAGAGCATGACCAACACCGACACGGCCAACGCCGAGGCCACCGCCATTCAGGTGGCGCAACTGGCCCGTGCGGGCAGCGAACTGGTGCGCGTGACCGTCAACACCCGCGAGGCCGCCGCCGCTGTGCCCGAACTGATTGCCCGGCTGGAGGAGGTGGGCCTGAGCGTGCCCATCGTGGGCGACTTCCACTACAACGGCCACATCCTGCTGCGCGAGTTTCCCGAAACGGCCCGTCTGCTCGCCAAGTACCGCATCAATCCCGGCAACGTGGGGGCCGGGCAGCACCACGACGCCAACTTCGCCACCATGATTGAGGTGGCCAAAGAGTTCGACAAACCCGTCCGCATCGGCGTGAACTGGGGCAGCCTGGATCAGCAGGTGCTTGCGCGGCTGATGGACGCCAACGCCGCGAAGGGCAGCCCCAAATCCGGCACTGACGTGATGATCGACGCGATGGTGGTCTCCGCGCTGGAAAGTGCCGCCTACGCCGAGGAGCTGGGGCTGGCCCACGACAAGATCCTGATCTCGGTCAAGGTGTCCAGCGCGCCCGAACTGTGGCAGGTGTACCGCCAACTGGCCGCCCAGTGTGACTACCCGCTGCACCTGGGCCTGACCGAGGCGGGCATGGGCATGAAAGGCATCGTGGCCTCATCGGTGGCCCTCGCCCCGCTGCTGACCGAGGGCATCGGCGACACCATCCGCGTGTCCCTGACCCCCGAACCCGGCGCCTCGCGCAAGCTGGAGGTGGAGGTGGCGCAGCAGATTCTGCAAAGCCTGGGCATCCGCCAGTTCGCGCCGCAGGTCACCAGTTGCCCCGGCTGCGGGCGCACCACGTCCATTTTCTTTCAGGAATTGGCGCAGAAGATCCAGGACTACATCCGCGACACCATGCCCGACTGGAAGGTCAAGTATCCGGGGGTGGAGGACATGCAGGTGGCCGTGATGGGCTGCATCGTCAACGGCCCTGGCGAGAGCAAGCACGCCAATATCGGGATTTCCCTGCCCGGCACGGGGGAAGACCCGCGCGCCCCGGTGTACCAGGACGGCAAACTGCTGACCACCCTGAAAGGCCCGCGCATTGCCGAGGAGTTTCAAGAATTGCTGGAAGCGTACGTAGAGCGGCGGTATGGAGAAGAACCTGTTTCGAGCTGA
- a CDS encoding DUF4259 domain-containing protein, whose translation MDIWGTGPFENEAGAAFADEVVQDGAFALAEAFDVTLDPDGGFLAAEEGHRTLAAAEILAAVLDGETQNIVSARLRAWVQEADAVDLFSLRDVARDAVERVLGPDSELPDLWAETAEADAWLGAVRTLQIRLEG comes from the coding sequence ATGGACATCTGGGGCACTGGCCCATTTGAAAACGAGGCGGGTGCGGCCTTCGCCGATGAAGTGGTGCAGGACGGCGCGTTTGCTCTGGCCGAAGCCTTCGATGTAACGCTCGATCCTGATGGCGGTTTTTTAGCCGCTGAGGAAGGACACCGTACCCTGGCCGCCGCCGAGATTCTGGCCGCCGTGCTGGACGGCGAGACGCAGAACATCGTCAGCGCCCGGTTGCGTGCCTGGGTGCAGGAGGCGGACGCTGTGGATCTCTTTTCCCTGCGCGACGTCGCGCGTGACGCTGTGGAGCGCGTGCTTGGCCCGGACAGCGAACTGCCGGACCTGTGGGCCGAAACTGCCGAGGCGGATGCGTGGCTGGGCGCAGTGCGAACACTTCAGATCCGGCTGGAAGGCTGA
- a CDS encoding methylmalonyl-CoA mutase family protein, whose translation MKTKNEWMSSVYGPATQKFPERKYNFTNLSDMDPEPIYTADDLKDWDAERDLGYPGEFPYTRGVQPSVYRGKLWTMRMFAGFGSAEQTNERFHALLKAGQTGLSTAFDLPTLMGYDSDHHFSRGEVGKCGVAVSSLADMEILFQGIDPETVTTSMTINSPANAIWAMYIANAQKQGKDLNRIGGTIQNDILKEFIAQKEFIYPPAPSVKLVIDTFEWGPRIVPKWNFISVSGYHIREAGATGVQELAFTLADGFHYVEKALERGLDIDEFAPRISFFWDIHNDFFEEIAKLRAARRIWARQMRDRYGAKNPKSWMLRTHSQTAGVSLPAQQPLNNIARVAIQALAAVLGGTQSLHTDAFDEALALPTEEAATIALRTQQIIAYETGVAGVVDPLAGSYYVEKLTDDIERAAMGYIEQIRMMGGVEEGIDNGFFQLEMAEAAYRYQREVETKDRIIVGVNDFVQDAVEVPIQLIDPEVERVQEARLAQVRRERDPARVEKALADLRDTAVTGANSMPAFLECAHAYVTLGEQMDVLKTVYGEYVEPAVV comes from the coding sequence ATGAAGACGAAAAACGAGTGGATGAGCAGCGTCTACGGACCGGCCACGCAGAAATTTCCCGAGCGCAAGTACAACTTCACCAACCTGTCCGACATGGACCCGGAGCCGATCTACACGGCAGACGACCTGAAAGACTGGGACGCCGAGCGCGACCTGGGCTACCCCGGCGAGTTTCCGTACACGCGCGGCGTGCAGCCCAGCGTGTACCGGGGCAAGCTGTGGACCATGCGGATGTTCGCGGGCTTCGGCAGCGCCGAGCAGACCAACGAGCGCTTCCACGCGCTGTTGAAAGCGGGCCAGACGGGGCTGTCCACCGCCTTTGACCTGCCCACGCTGATGGGCTACGACTCGGATCACCACTTTTCGCGCGGCGAGGTGGGCAAGTGCGGGGTGGCCGTGAGTTCGCTGGCCGACATGGAGATTCTGTTTCAGGGCATTGACCCGGAAACCGTCACCACGTCCATGACCATCAACAGCCCGGCCAACGCCATCTGGGCGATGTACATCGCCAACGCGCAGAAGCAGGGCAAGGACCTGAACCGGATCGGCGGGACCATCCAGAACGATATTCTGAAAGAGTTCATCGCGCAGAAAGAGTTCATCTACCCGCCCGCGCCCAGCGTGAAGCTGGTGATCGACACCTTCGAGTGGGGTCCGCGCATTGTGCCCAAGTGGAACTTCATCTCGGTCAGTGGCTACCACATCCGCGAGGCGGGGGCGACCGGCGTGCAGGAGCTGGCCTTCACCCTGGCCGACGGCTTCCATTACGTGGAAAAGGCGCTGGAGCGTGGGCTGGACATCGACGAGTTCGCGCCGCGCATCAGCTTTTTCTGGGATATTCACAACGATTTCTTCGAGGAAATCGCCAAGCTGCGGGCCGCCCGGCGCATCTGGGCCCGGCAGATGCGCGATCGATACGGCGCGAAGAATCCCAAGTCGTGGATGCTGCGGACGCACTCGCAGACCGCTGGGGTCTCGCTGCCCGCGCAGCAGCCGCTGAACAACATCGCCCGCGTGGCGATTCAGGCGCTGGCCGCGGTGCTGGGCGGCACGCAGAGCCTGCACACCGACGCCTTCGACGAGGCGCTGGCCCTGCCCACCGAGGAGGCGGCCACCATCGCCCTGCGCACCCAGCAGATCATCGCCTACGAGACGGGGGTAGCCGGCGTGGTCGATCCGCTGGCGGGCAGCTACTACGTCGAGAAGCTGACCGACGACATCGAGCGGGCCGCGATGGGCTACATCGAGCAGATCCGCATGATGGGCGGCGTGGAGGAGGGCATCGACAACGGGTTCTTCCAGCTGGAAATGGCCGAGGCCGCCTACCGCTACCAGCGCGAGGTCGAAACCAAAGACCGCATCATCGTGGGCGTCAACGACTTCGTGCAGGACGCCGTGGAAGTGCCGATCCAGCTGATCGACCCCGAAGTCGAGCGCGTGCAGGAAGCGCGGCTGGCGCAGGTGCGGCGCGAGCGCGATCCGGCGCGGGTGGAAAAAGCGCTGGCGGACCTGCGCGACACCGCCGTCACTGGGGCCAACTCCATGCCCGCCTTCCTGGAATGCGCCCACGCCTACGTCACGCTAGGCGAACAGATGGACGTGCTCAAGACCGTGTACGGCGAGTACGTGGAACCCGCCGTGGTTTAA
- a CDS encoding aldo/keto reductase has protein sequence MRTIKLGTSDLDVPVVAVGMMRINTMSKADVQTLIGTAMDHGANFFDHADIYGKGACEEIFADAVGMSSSVRDTMILQSKCGIREGMFDFSKEHILASVDGILKRLKTDYLDILLLHRPDALVEPEEVAAAFDQLERDGKVRHFGVSNQHPRQIELLKKSVRQPLIANQLQLSITNATMITQGFNVNMENDEAVNRDGGILDYCRLHDITIQPWSPFQFGFFEGVFLDNLKFPELNAKIDEIAARYGVSNTTIAIAWLLRHPAKMQPVTGTTNPQRLADCLKAADVHLTREEWYAILLAAGNTLP, from the coding sequence ATGCGAACCATCAAACTGGGAACCAGCGATCTGGATGTGCCTGTCGTCGCCGTGGGCATGATGCGGATCAACACCATGAGCAAGGCAGACGTGCAGACGCTGATCGGGACGGCGATGGACCACGGCGCCAATTTCTTCGATCACGCCGACATCTACGGCAAGGGCGCGTGCGAGGAAATCTTTGCCGACGCCGTGGGCATGAGCAGCAGCGTGCGCGACACGATGATCCTGCAATCCAAATGCGGCATCCGGGAGGGCATGTTCGATTTCTCAAAGGAACACATCCTCGCTTCGGTGGACGGCATCCTGAAGCGCCTGAAGACCGACTATCTGGATATCCTGCTGCTGCATCGCCCCGACGCTCTAGTGGAGCCCGAGGAAGTCGCCGCGGCCTTCGATCAACTGGAGCGGGACGGCAAGGTGCGGCACTTCGGGGTGTCCAACCAGCACCCGCGACAGATCGAGCTACTGAAGAAGTCGGTCAGGCAGCCGCTGATCGCCAACCAGCTGCAGCTGAGCATCACCAACGCCACCATGATCACGCAGGGCTTCAACGTCAACATGGAAAACGACGAGGCGGTCAACCGCGACGGCGGCATTCTGGACTACTGCCGCCTGCACGACATCACCATTCAGCCGTGGTCGCCGTTTCAGTTCGGCTTCTTCGAGGGCGTCTTTCTGGACAACCTCAAATTCCCCGAGCTGAACGCCAAGATTGACGAGATCGCCGCCCGATACGGCGTGAGCAACACCACCATTGCCATTGCGTGGCTGTTGCGCCACCCGGCGAAGATGCAGCCGGTCACCGGGACCACCAACCCGCAGCGCTTGGCCGACTGCCTCAAGGCGGCGGACGTTCACCTGACCCGCGAGGAGTGGTACGCGATCTTGCTGGCGGCGGGGAACACGCTGCCCTGA
- the crtI gene encoding phytoene desaturase family protein — MTSPSLNTSRRKTALIIGSGIGGLSLGIRLQSLGFDTTILERLDAPGGRAYQKRTEDGYVFDMGPTVITVPHFIEELFALERDKGMLGEPDYPPHTLTEDARVKTGESGGPRTREYVKLVPILPFYRIYFDDGSFFDYDGDPESTRRQIGELAPEDLTGYERFHADARAIFERGFLELGYTHFGDMTSMLRVVPDLMRLDAVRTLFSFTSKYFQNPKMRQVFSFETLLVGGNPLSVPAIYAMIHFVEKTWGIHYAMGGTGALVRAFVRKFEELGGTLRLNAGVDEILVTDGRGQPVRHPVGKRTARGVRLEGGEELHADIVVSNGDWANTNLRRIPAAARLVNSDMRVKAARQSMSLLVIYFGFRDDPARPLDLRHHNIILGPRYEELLTEIFGQKVLGQDFSQYLHVPTLTDPSLAPAGHHAAYTLVPVPHNASGLDWAVEGPKLVDRVYSFLEERGYIPNLRERLTHSEYITPDYFAQTLDSYLGNAFGPEPVLVQSAYFRPHNRSEDIGNLYLVGAGAQPGGGTPSVMMSAKMTARLIADDFGIHRAVRDGVPAAAEALVREVAGATD; from the coding sequence ATGACTTCCCCTTCTCTGAATACCAGCAGGCGCAAGACCGCCCTCATCATCGGCTCGGGCATCGGCGGGCTGTCGCTGGGCATCCGGCTGCAAAGCCTGGGCTTCGACACCACCATCTTGGAACGCCTGGACGCGCCGGGGGGCCGCGCGTACCAGAAGCGCACCGAGGACGGCTACGTGTTCGACATGGGGCCGACGGTGATCACGGTGCCGCATTTTATCGAGGAACTGTTTGCGCTGGAACGCGACAAGGGCATGCTGGGCGAGCCGGACTACCCGCCCCACACGCTGACCGAGGACGCCCGCGTCAAGACTGGCGAGAGCGGCGGCCCGCGCACCCGCGAGTACGTGAAACTGGTGCCGATCCTGCCCTTTTACCGGATTTATTTCGACGACGGCTCCTTCTTCGACTACGACGGCGATCCCGAAAGCACCCGCCGTCAGATCGGCGAACTCGCGCCGGAAGACCTGACCGGGTACGAGCGCTTCCACGCCGACGCCCGCGCCATCTTCGAGCGCGGCTTTCTGGAACTGGGCTACACCCACTTTGGCGACATGACCAGCATGCTGCGCGTCGTGCCGGACCTGATGCGCCTGGACGCCGTTCGCACGCTGTTCTCGTTTACCAGCAAGTATTTCCAGAACCCCAAGATGCGGCAGGTCTTTTCCTTCGAGACGCTGCTGGTGGGCGGCAACCCGCTGAGCGTGCCGGCCATCTACGCCATGATCCACTTCGTCGAAAAAACCTGGGGCATCCACTACGCGATGGGGGGCACCGGGGCGCTGGTGCGCGCCTTCGTGCGGAAGTTCGAGGAACTGGGCGGCACGCTGCGCCTGAACGCGGGCGTGGACGAGATTCTGGTCACGGACGGGCGCGGCCAGCCGGTCAGGCATCCAGTCGGCAAGCGGACGGCGCGCGGGGTGCGGCTGGAGGGCGGCGAGGAACTGCACGCCGACATCGTGGTCAGCAACGGCGACTGGGCCAACACCAACCTGAGGCGCATTCCCGCCGCCGCCCGGCTGGTCAACAGCGACATGCGCGTGAAGGCCGCCCGCCAGAGCATGAGCCTGCTGGTGATCTACTTCGGCTTCCGCGATGATCCGGCCCGCCCGCTGGACCTGCGCCACCACAACATCATCCTGGGGCCGCGCTACGAGGAACTGCTCACCGAGATTTTCGGGCAGAAGGTGCTGGGCCAGGATTTCAGCCAGTACCTGCATGTGCCGACGCTGACCGATCCCAGCCTTGCCCCCGCCGGGCATCACGCCGCCTACACCCTGGTGCCGGTCCCGCACAACGCCAGCGGCCTGGACTGGGCGGTGGAGGGGCCGAAGCTGGTGGACCGCGTGTACAGCTTCCTGGAGGAACGCGGCTACATCCCGAACCTGCGCGAGCGCCTGACCCACAGCGAGTACATCACCCCCGATTACTTCGCCCAGACGCTGGACAGCTACCTGGGCAACGCCTTTGGCCCCGAACCCGTGCTGGTTCAGAGCGCGTACTTCCGCCCGCACAACCGCTCGGAGGACATCGGCAACCTGTACTTGGTGGGTGCGGGCGCGCAGCCCGGCGGTGGCACCCCCAGCGTGATGATGTCGGCCAAGATGACGGCCCGCCTGATCGCCGATGACTTTGGGATTCACCGGGCCGTGCGGGACGGCGTGCCCGCCGCCGCTGAAGCACTGGTGAGGGAAGTGGCGGGCGCAACCGACTGA
- a CDS encoding serine hydrolase, whose translation MNRPFLTLTSIALVASASAQAQTVTQAEALTRLLSAPEIKAEWFSPDFLAQVPFETIAAQFRGITGMYGNFVRLDTLQDRPLAVYERGTLVITAAALDDQGRLTTFGAVPGPASAAADQAATQAARAQATALVEKLFRSDPIDTALFSPEFLAQVSAEKLTEQFAEIRAENGAFQSIEEAGNGWRLTFEKGQLNVQAITVDAQGLITGLQLQPVVTYGTLDEARAAFAALPGQVSLLVQEVGQPQPLADLNSRKLLAIGSAFKLAILGELQAQVTRGERKWTDEVTLTDADKSLPSGTLQDAPAGSRYTLRDLAARMISQSDNTATDLLLKTVGRAGVEARLGQTAMPDTREFFALKNPANIELLRAYRDAGLDRDARREVLEQAATAPLPNVGVFTQGKTTAQDVEWFVSAQRLCRLMADVAALPETQLNPGAADPSDFKNVSFKGGSEIGVINLTTQVTTKAGKTLCVSATWNRPEPLNEQQFVAMYGGVLKLLR comes from the coding sequence ATGAACAGACCGTTCCTGACCCTGACCAGCATCGCCCTAGTTGCTTCTGCCTCGGCACAGGCGCAGACCGTTACGCAGGCGGAGGCGTTGACGCGGCTGCTGTCGGCCCCGGAGATCAAGGCGGAGTGGTTCTCGCCGGATTTCCTGGCGCAGGTGCCGTTCGAGACCATCGCGGCGCAGTTCAGGGGAATCACGGGGATGTACGGGAACTTTGTCCGGCTGGACACCTTGCAGGATCGCCCACTGGCGGTCTACGAGCGCGGCACACTGGTCATTACGGCGGCGGCACTGGACGATCAGGGGCGGCTGACCACGTTTGGCGCGGTGCCCGGCCCGGCCTCGGCGGCGGCAGACCAGGCGGCCACGCAGGCCGCACGGGCGCAGGCGACGGCGCTGGTCGAGAAGCTGTTCAGGTCTGACCCCATCGATACGGCGCTGTTCAGCCCGGAGTTTCTGGCCCAGGTCAGCGCCGAGAAACTGACCGAACAGTTCGCGGAAATTCGAGCCGAGAACGGTGCCTTCCAGAGCATTGAGGAGGCAGGCAACGGCTGGCGGCTGACCTTCGAGAAAGGCCAACTGAACGTTCAGGCCATCACCGTGGACGCCCAGGGCCTGATCACGGGCCTGCAACTGCAACCCGTCGTCACCTACGGGACGCTGGACGAGGCCCGCGCCGCCTTCGCCGCCCTGCCCGGACAGGTCAGCCTGCTGGTGCAGGAGGTGGGGCAGCCTCAGCCGCTGGCAGACCTGAACAGCCGCAAGTTGCTGGCCATCGGCTCGGCCTTCAAGCTGGCGATTCTGGGCGAATTGCAGGCGCAGGTCACGCGCGGCGAGAGAAAATGGACGGACGAGGTCACGCTGACCGACGCCGATAAAAGTCTGCCCAGCGGCACCCTGCAAGACGCGCCCGCCGGAAGCAGGTACACCCTGCGCGATCTGGCCGCCCGCATGATTTCCCAGAGCGACAACACCGCCACGGATCTGCTGTTGAAAACCGTGGGCCGCGCGGGGGTGGAGGCCCGGCTGGGCCAGACCGCCATGCCCGACACCCGCGAGTTCTTCGCCCTCAAGAATCCGGCCAACATCGAGCTGTTGCGGGCCTACCGCGACGCGGGGCTAGACCGGGACGCGCGGCGCGAGGTTCTGGAGCAGGCCGCCACCGCGCCGCTGCCCAATGTCGGCGTATTCACCCAGGGCAAAACAACCGCGCAGGACGTGGAGTGGTTCGTCAGTGCCCAGCGCCTGTGCCGCCTGATGGCCGACGTGGCGGCGCTGCCCGAAACGCAGCTCAATCCCGGCGCGGCTGATCCCAGCGATTTCAAGAACGTGAGCTTCAAGGGCGGCTCCGAGATCGGCGTGATCAACCTGACCACCCAGGTCACCACCAAAGCAGGCAAAACGCTGTGCGTCAGCGCCACCTGGAACCGGCCCGAACCGCTGAACGAGCAGCAGTTCGTCGCCATGTACGGGGGCGTGCTGAAGCTGCTGCGTTGA
- the leuS gene encoding leucine--tRNA ligase, translating to MTQTEEQFTSIQEPRAERYNPHAIEQKWQDRWAETGLYRFDEKADGEKFYALTMFPYPSGNLHIGHWYANVAPDARARWMRMRGYNVLFPMGFDAFGLPAENAAIKNNVDPAKWTYSNIETMTAQFQRMGTMIDWSRQFATSDPEYYRWNQWFFTEFFKRGLAYKKGGLVNWCPKDQTVLANEQVVNGACERCGTPVERRNLNQWYLRITDYADELLDFSDTDMPERVRAMQTNWIGKSVGAEIVFDTPAGPETVFTTRPDTIMGATFLVLAPEHAKVAELTTDEQRAEVEAYIAAAGRKTDVERQQDVGEKTGVFTGSFATHPIGGHQVPIWVADYVLVTYGTGSIMAVPAHDERDFAFARKFGLDITEVIRAEGAEPMGADAEGAYSGPGMIVNSGEFDGLPGGKASIDTVIERLEAAGVARAKTTYRLRDWLLARQRYWGTPVPIVYCPEHGAQPVPEDQLPVTLPEFKGFTASGQSPLKLDTEWVQTTCPVCGGPAERDTDTMDTFVDSSWYMYRFLSPHDDQHPFDPEKANLLPVDLYTGGIEHAILHLLYSRFWTKVMRDMGLTTQNEPFAWLRNQGIILGEDGEKMSKSRGNVVDPDDLVREYGVDTVRTYLMFIAPWEVGGPWDPQGINGPSKWLGRVWTLFFGDRTAGPDEAVTPADLRYAVHSTLKKVTGDFERLSFNTIVAALMELTNTLVRARRAPVYGTPEWDEALDIFNRMLAPVVPHIAEEIWHERGMEGSVHVQAWPATDEAAAVRDTVTIGVQVGGKVRGQVSISKTATQDEALAAARAQPDVARFLEGKAVVKEIYVPGRIINIVVR from the coding sequence ATGACCCAGACCGAAGAGCAATTCACATCCATCCAAGAACCCAGGGCCGAACGTTACAACCCGCACGCCATTGAGCAGAAGTGGCAGGATCGCTGGGCCGAAACCGGCCTGTACCGCTTCGATGAGAAGGCCGATGGCGAGAAGTTCTACGCGCTGACCATGTTCCCCTACCCCAGCGGCAACCTGCACATCGGTCACTGGTACGCCAACGTCGCCCCAGACGCCCGCGCCCGCTGGATGCGGATGCGCGGCTACAACGTGCTGTTCCCGATGGGCTTCGACGCCTTCGGCCTGCCCGCCGAGAACGCGGCCATCAAGAACAACGTTGATCCGGCAAAATGGACGTACAGCAACATCGAGACCATGACGGCGCAGTTTCAGCGCATGGGCACCATGATCGACTGGAGCCGCCAGTTCGCCACCTCTGACCCCGAGTACTACCGCTGGAACCAGTGGTTCTTCACCGAGTTTTTCAAGCGCGGCCTGGCCTACAAGAAGGGCGGGCTGGTCAACTGGTGCCCCAAAGACCAGACCGTGCTGGCGAACGAGCAGGTGGTGAACGGCGCGTGCGAGCGCTGCGGCACCCCCGTCGAGCGCCGCAACCTGAACCAGTGGTATCTGAGAATTACCGACTACGCCGACGAACTGCTGGATTTCTCCGACACCGACATGCCCGAGCGCGTGCGGGCCATGCAGACCAACTGGATCGGCAAATCGGTGGGCGCGGAGATCGTCTTCGACACCCCCGCCGGGCCGGAAACCGTGTTCACCACGCGCCCCGACACCATCATGGGGGCCACCTTTCTGGTGCTGGCCCCCGAACACGCCAAGGTGGCCGAACTGACCACCGACGAACAGCGCGCCGAGGTGGAGGCGTACATTGCGGCGGCGGGCCGCAAGACCGATGTGGAGCGCCAGCAGGATGTGGGCGAGAAAACCGGCGTGTTCACCGGTTCTTTTGCCACCCATCCCATCGGCGGGCATCAGGTGCCGATCTGGGTGGCGGACTACGTGCTGGTCACCTACGGCACGGGTTCGATCATGGCCGTTCCCGCCCACGACGAGCGCGACTTCGCCTTTGCCCGCAAGTTCGGGCTGGACATCACCGAGGTCATCCGCGCCGAGGGGGCCGAGCCGATGGGCGCGGACGCTGAAGGGGCCTACAGCGGCCCCGGCATGATCGTCAACAGCGGCGAATTTGACGGTCTGCCCGGCGGCAAGGCCAGCATCGACACCGTGATCGAGCGGCTGGAGGCGGCGGGTGTGGCGCGGGCCAAGACCACCTACCGCCTGCGCGACTGGCTGCTGGCCCGGCAGCGCTACTGGGGCACCCCCGTGCCCATCGTCTACTGCCCCGAACACGGCGCGCAGCCGGTGCCTGAAGATCAGTTGCCCGTGACCCTGCCCGAGTTCAAGGGCTTCACGGCGTCCGGCCAGAGTCCCCTGAAGCTGGACACCGAATGGGTGCAGACCACCTGCCCGGTCTGCGGCGGCCCCGCCGAGCGTGACACCGACACGATGGACACCTTCGTGGACAGCAGCTGGTACATGTACCGCTTCCTGTCGCCGCACGATGACCAACATCCCTTTGATCCAGAGAAGGCGAACCTGCTGCCCGTCGACCTGTACACCGGGGGCATTGAACACGCCATCCTGCACCTGCTGTACAGCCGCTTCTGGACAAAGGTGATGCGCGACATGGGCCTGACCACCCAGAACGAGCCGTTCGCGTGGCTGCGCAACCAGGGCATCATCCTGGGCGAGGACGGCGAGAAGATGAGCAAGTCGCGCGGCAACGTCGTCGACCCCGACGATCTGGTGCGCGAGTACGGCGTGGACACGGTGCGGACGTACCTGATGTTCATCGCGCCGTGGGAGGTGGGCGGCCCCTGGGATCCGCAGGGCATCAACGGCCCGTCGAAGTGGCTGGGCCGGGTGTGGACGCTGTTCTTCGGAGACCGAACCGCTGGCCCCGACGAGGCCGTGACGCCCGCCGACCTGCGTTACGCGGTGCACAGCACGCTGAAAAAAGTGACCGGCGACTTCGAGCGCCTGAGCTTCAACACCATCGTCGCCGCGCTGATGGAGCTGACCAACACGCTGGTGCGTGCCCGCCGCGCGCCCGTCTACGGCACGCCCGAGTGGGACGAGGCGCTGGACATCTTCAACCGCATGCTGGCCCCGGTGGTCCCGCACATCGCCGAGGAGATCTGGCACGAGCGCGGCATGGAAGGCAGCGTGCATGTGCAGGCCTGGCCCGCCACTGACGAGGCGGCTGCCGTGCGCGACACCGTAACCATCGGCGTGCAGGTGGGCGGCAAGGTGCGCGGTCAGGTCAGCATTTCCAAGACCGCCACCCAGGACGAGGCGCTGGCCGCCGCCCGTGCCCAGCCGGACGTGGCCCGCTTCCTGGAGGGCAAGGCGGTGGTCAAGGAGATCTACGTGCCGGGGCGGATCATCAACATCGTTGTCCGCTAG
- a CDS encoding DUF2726 domain-containing protein, with amino-acid sequence MDSLVPGLLIVVAAVLAGAAFLLGRRTAPRRAPQSPVGVPDPPPEELPEHLAVRLHTPFFSLAEGAFFRTLEQALPPGYRAFPNVRLYDVFQIVAALPPQQAALARLRDEHIDFLIVSLDGHQPVAGIELSGKSADHAEQSRSDQAKELAFHSAGLLLLRLRAEDDHTQASLEALLWRYLRAESHPLL; translated from the coding sequence ATGGATTCCCTTGTGCCCGGCCTGCTGATCGTCGTCGCGGCCGTGCTGGCGGGGGCCGCATTTCTTCTGGGCCGGCGAACCGCGCCGCGCCGCGCCCCCCAGTCGCCCGTCGGCGTGCCTGACCCACCGCCGGAGGAGTTGCCGGAGCATCTGGCCGTCCGCCTGCACACCCCGTTCTTCAGCCTCGCTGAGGGCGCGTTCTTCCGGACCCTGGAGCAGGCCCTGCCGCCCGGCTACCGGGCGTTTCCCAACGTGCGGCTGTACGACGTGTTCCAGATCGTCGCGGCCCTGCCCCCGCAACAGGCTGCGCTTGCGCGTTTGCGCGACGAGCACATCGATTTCCTGATCGTCAGCCTGGACGGGCATCAGCCGGTGGCGGGCATCGAGCTGAGTGGCAAGAGCGCTGACCATGCCGAACAGAGCCGCAGCGATCAGGCCAAGGAGCTGGCTTTTCACAGCGCCGGCCTGCTGCTGCTGCGGCTCAGGGCAGAGGATGACCACACGCAGGCCAGTCTGGAAGCGCTGCTGTGGCGCTACCTCAGGGCGGAGTCGCATCCACTGCTGTGA